The sequence below is a genomic window from Chryseobacterium foetidum.
CTTTATGAACAGTATACTGTGCCTGAGCGAAAATTCCGGTAAAGAAAACAAAAAGGATAGTGATTGCAGATCGCATGTTCATCATAAAATATTTAAGTGTAAAAATAAAAAAAACTGCTTTAGCATTTTCATGTTAAAGCAGTTTCTATACCGAAAAGAAGAATTATAAACCGAAAGCCGATTTAATCTCTTCTACTTTGTCTAATTTTTCCCATGTGAAGAATTCCAGACCTTCAAGAGTCAACTCATTTTTATGACCTTTATTGAACGTTTTATCAGCAACAAAATGCTCTCTTCCCATGTGACCGTAAGAAGCAGTTTCCTGATAAATAGGATTTCTCAACTTCAAATTCTGCTCGATTGCATAAGGTCTAAGATCGAAAACCGTAGATACTTTTTTAGCAATTTCACCGTCTGTCAAATCTACTTTTGATGTACCATAAGTTGTGATAAAAAGACCACAAGGCTCAGCAACACCAATTGCGTAAGAAACCTGTACCAAAACCTCATCTGCAACACCAGCTGCAACTAAGTTTTTAGCAATGTGTCTTGTAGCATACGCAGCACTTCTGTCTACTTTTGAAGGATCTTTTCCAGAGAATGCACCCCCACCGTGAGCACCTTTCCCACCGTACGTATCAACAATGATTTTTCTTCCTGTCAAACCTGTATCTCCGTGAGGACCACCGATTACAAATTTTCCTGTTGGGTTGATGTGATATTTAATCTGCTCGTTGAATAAAGCTTTGATTTCTTCAGTCTGCAAAGCAACCACTCTTGGAATCAGAATATTTTTGATATCTTCTCTGATTTTAGTCAGCATTTCTTCTTCAGCCCCGAAATCGTCGTGCTGAGTAGAAACTACGATAGAATCGATTCTTACCGGCTTGTGATCGTCAGAATATTCAATAGTAACCTGAGATTTTGCATCAGGACGAAGGTATTTAATTTCAGAATCTTCTCTTCTTAAAGCAGAAAGTTCTTTCAGAATTGTATGAGCTAAATCTAAAGCCAAAGGCATATAATTAGCGGTTTCGTTGGTTGCATAACCAAACATCATCCCCTGATCACCCGCTCCCTGCGCGTTTGCTTTTGCTTCAAAAGACTCGTCATTTACCGCTCTGTCAACACCCTGGTTGATATCCGGAGACTGCTCGTGAATTGCAGAAATAACCCCACAAGAATCACCGTTGAACATGTACTCACCTTTTGTATAACCAATTCCGTTGATCACCTCTCTTGCGATAGTCTGTACATCAAGATAAGCATCAGATTTTACTTCTCCAGCCAAAACAACCTGTCCTGTTGTAACCAAAGTCTCACAAGCAACCTTGGAGGTTTTGTCGTAAGCTAAAAAGTTATCGATTAATGCGTCGGAAATCTGATCTGCGATTTTATCCGGATGGCCTTCTGAAACTGATTCAGATGTAAATAAATAAGACATATTCTTCTTTTGTTTTTTTAATTTAAAACTAAGAGGATAAAAAATGAATAATTGCCGGAAATAGCTGAAATAGAATACTGTTTTAGCATATTTTTAGAGAGGTTGCAATCAGGTCAAATTTTTCCTCGTTATCAAACGTCTGCAAATGTAAGCACTATTTTTCTAATACTCAAAACTTTTGACTTTGAAAATAAATGAAAAAAATCAGACTTTCATCTGATTTCTAATTCTATTGCGGCTTAATACTCACATAATCTTTCGGATTTTCGTAGTAATTAAGTTTGTCTTTCAGTGATTTTTTGATTGAATTCCCCAACTCATCAATGATTTTTTGTTTGAAGGTCGGCTTATAATAGATAATACTGATTTCACGATACGGGAAAGGCTTTTTGAATTTAAAAACCTTCGTTTTCTGCTCATCTGAAAGTTGGTTTAGGGCAAGCTCAGGCAAAATACTGATTCCTCCCACTTTATCCACCATGTGCACCAAAGTCTGAATATTTGAAGCAAGGAAATCCAGATTTTTAGGCTTTAAAGTATTTTCCTTTAAATGACAGATGTTTTCAAACTGATTTCTCAAACAGTTACCTTCCTCCAGAAGCCATACTTTTTCGGTATTCATTTCTTCGGGAACAATAAAGGTATTTTTCTTATTCGCTTCTGTATCTGAGCTGTAAATCATCAACTCTTCATTGAAAAGAAAATCTTTGTAAAACTCATTGGCATTGTCGTAAGGTGTGGAAATAATTCCCGCATCAAGCTCACCGGATTTTAATGCTTTGATGATATTTTCCGTCGTCATTTCCTTCACATTCATCTGAATCTTAGGATTTTCCTGTAAGAAATTAAAGATCTCAGTCGGCAAAATAAAAGATGAAACGGTAGGAATAATTCCTAAATTTATGGTACCTCCTAAAATATTATTTAATAAATTCGCTTTGTTTTTAAGCTCATTTACACCCTCAATAACTGTCTTGGCTTGGTCTATAATTTGCAGTCCAACGTCGGTT
It includes:
- the metK gene encoding methionine adenosyltransferase; protein product: MSYLFTSESVSEGHPDKIADQISDALIDNFLAYDKTSKVACETLVTTGQVVLAGEVKSDAYLDVQTIAREVINGIGYTKGEYMFNGDSCGVISAIHEQSPDINQGVDRAVNDESFEAKANAQGAGDQGMMFGYATNETANYMPLALDLAHTILKELSALRREDSEIKYLRPDAKSQVTIEYSDDHKPVRIDSIVVSTQHDDFGAEEEMLTKIREDIKNILIPRVVALQTEEIKALFNEQIKYHINPTGKFVIGGPHGDTGLTGRKIIVDTYGGKGAHGGGAFSGKDPSKVDRSAAYATRHIAKNLVAAGVADEVLVQVSYAIGVAEPCGLFITTYGTSKVDLTDGEIAKKVSTVFDLRPYAIEQNLKLRNPIYQETASYGHMGREHFVADKTFNKGHKNELTLEGLEFFTWEKLDKVEEIKSAFGL
- a CDS encoding LysR substrate-binding domain-containing protein — protein: MNIQQLEYLIAVDKYKHFGKAAQACFITQPTLSAMIQKFEDELDVKVFDRTTHPIRTTDVGLQIIDQAKTVIEGVNELKNKANLLNNILGGTINLGIIPTVSSFILPTEIFNFLQENPKIQMNVKEMTTENIIKALKSGELDAGIISTPYDNANEFYKDFLFNEELMIYSSDTEANKKNTFIVPEEMNTEKVWLLEEGNCLRNQFENICHLKENTLKPKNLDFLASNIQTLVHMVDKVGGISILPELALNQLSDEQKTKVFKFKKPFPYREISIIYYKPTFKQKIIDELGNSIKKSLKDKLNYYENPKDYVSIKPQ